A window of Halalkalibacillus sediminis contains these coding sequences:
- a CDS encoding DMT family transporter encodes MKLYIALFSLSLIWGLSFVFIKVLIEPAGIFGMVFLRCLLGALVLIPFIWARRRKINFNLPWKHLIIVGIFNAALPWGLIAWSETVINSSSASVINALTPIATGFIGFLLFGKILAKKQWIGIITGFVGILVLMNFEVGALLGSDFIGIGTMILATLCYGFGSQYTKRFVVGVDLFLMTAVTLLIASLSALAGGFMVGDVPAVSEFDWGTIGALIGLGVFGSGIAHVIYYYMMTEGSPEFATTVTYIVPVSAMIWGYVLLNEPITSNLLLGMFIIFAGIYLTNRPAKKVKRSPLISKAS; translated from the coding sequence ATGAAATTATACATAGCTTTATTCAGCCTCAGCCTTATTTGGGGGCTTTCTTTTGTTTTTATTAAAGTACTGATCGAGCCGGCAGGGATATTCGGAATGGTATTTTTACGGTGTCTATTAGGCGCACTTGTTTTGATTCCATTCATATGGGCCCGTCGCAGAAAAATCAACTTCAACCTACCGTGGAAACATTTAATCATCGTAGGTATTTTTAATGCTGCACTTCCTTGGGGTCTGATTGCCTGGAGTGAAACCGTGATCAACAGTAGTAGCGCATCAGTAATTAATGCATTGACTCCGATTGCTACTGGTTTTATCGGATTTTTATTGTTTGGAAAGATTTTAGCTAAAAAACAATGGATCGGAATTATCACAGGGTTCGTGGGAATTCTTGTACTGATGAACTTCGAAGTGGGTGCCCTTCTAGGCAGTGACTTTATCGGAATCGGAACGATGATATTAGCTACTCTGTGCTATGGCTTCGGTTCACAATATACGAAGCGTTTCGTTGTGGGCGTAGATTTATTTTTGATGACCGCCGTCACGTTATTGATTGCTTCTTTATCCGCTTTAGCAGGAGGCTTTATGGTCGGGGATGTTCCAGCAGTCTCTGAGTTTGATTGGGGCACAATCGGGGCCCTCATCGGATTAGGTGTATTTGGATCAGGAATTGCCCATGTCATTTACTATTATATGATGACAGAAGGCTCTCCGGAGTTTGCAACGACCGTTACTTACATTGTTCCTGTAAGTGCGATGATCTGGGGCTATGTCCTACTGAATGAACCGATCACTAGCAACTTATTATTAGGAATGTTTATTATATTTGCAGGGATCTACTTAACCAATCGACCCGCAAAAAAGGTCAAGCGATCACCACTTATTTCAAAGGCTTCGTAG
- a CDS encoding ABC-F family ATP-binding cassette domain-containing protein, with the protein MLQATNVSLRFPDRKLFEDVSIKFNKGNCYGLIGANGAGKSTFLKILSGEIEPQEGHVSAGKDERIAVLKQDHFAYDEEEALQVVMMGHQRLYEVMKEKDAIYSKGEFTEEDGMRAAELEGEFAELNGWEADGDAATLLRGLGVADELHSKRMGDLPETEKVKVLLAQALFGDPDILLLDEPTNGLDIQAIRWLEEFLINFENTVIVVSHDRSFLNNVCTHIADLDFEKITLYVGNYDFWYESSQLALKMQQESNKKKEEKIKDLKEFVARFSANASKSRQATSRKKLLDKIELDDIKPSSRKYPYVAFQPGREIGNDVLDVKNLSKTIDGRKVLNNVSFRLDKDDKIVLLGDEMAKTALLEILMGNMEPDEGTFKWGVTTSQSYFPKDNSEFFEGNEKNLIEWLRPYSTEDESETFLRGFLGRMLFSGEEVFKKPSVLSGGEKVRCMLSRMMLSNSNVLLLDDPTNHLDLESIQSLNNGLASFKGSIIFTSHDHQFIQTIANRIIEIKDEGITDKEMTYEEYLDDVKKIGTPSL; encoded by the coding sequence ATGTTACAAGCAACTAATGTAAGTTTGCGATTTCCTGATCGGAAATTGTTCGAAGATGTTTCAATAAAATTCAATAAAGGAAATTGCTACGGCTTGATCGGTGCGAATGGTGCCGGGAAGTCTACTTTCCTAAAAATATTGTCAGGAGAAATCGAACCTCAAGAAGGCCATGTATCAGCTGGTAAAGACGAACGAATCGCGGTTTTGAAGCAGGATCACTTCGCTTATGATGAGGAAGAAGCTCTTCAAGTAGTGATGATGGGTCACCAACGCCTTTACGAAGTTATGAAAGAAAAAGATGCGATTTATTCTAAAGGTGAGTTTACCGAGGAAGATGGTATGCGTGCAGCTGAACTGGAAGGTGAGTTCGCAGAATTGAACGGTTGGGAAGCTGATGGAGACGCGGCGACTTTACTACGTGGTTTAGGTGTTGCGGATGAGCTTCACTCTAAGCGTATGGGTGATTTACCTGAGACTGAGAAAGTTAAGGTTTTACTTGCTCAGGCCTTGTTCGGAGATCCAGATATTTTACTATTGGATGAGCCAACAAACGGTTTAGACATTCAGGCTATCAGATGGTTAGAAGAGTTCTTAATCAACTTTGAAAATACGGTCATCGTCGTGTCACACGACCGTAGCTTCTTGAATAATGTATGTACGCACATTGCTGATTTAGACTTCGAAAAAATCACGCTATACGTCGGGAACTATGACTTCTGGTATGAATCAAGCCAGTTAGCTCTTAAGATGCAACAGGAATCAAATAAGAAAAAAGAAGAGAAGATTAAGGATTTGAAGGAATTCGTTGCTCGATTCAGCGCGAACGCTTCAAAATCCCGTCAAGCAACTTCTCGTAAAAAGTTACTTGATAAGATCGAGTTGGATGATATCAAACCATCTTCTCGTAAATACCCTTATGTTGCGTTCCAACCTGGACGTGAAATCGGTAACGACGTATTAGATGTTAAAAATTTATCTAAAACTATTGATGGTAGAAAAGTACTCAATAACGTTAGTTTCCGCCTAGATAAGGATGATAAAATCGTTCTTCTTGGCGATGAAATGGCTAAAACAGCTTTACTTGAAATACTGATGGGTAATATGGAGCCGGATGAAGGTACGTTCAAGTGGGGTGTAACTACTTCACAATCCTATTTCCCTAAAGATAACTCAGAGTTTTTCGAAGGAAATGAGAAAAACTTGATCGAATGGCTTCGTCCTTATTCAACTGAGGATGAAAGTGAAACATTCTTAAGGGGTTTCCTTGGACGCATGTTATTCTCAGGAGAAGAAGTATTCAAAAAGCCAAGCGTTTTATCCGGTGGTGAAAAAGTCCGTTGTATGTTATCACGCATGATGCTTTCAAATTCGAATGTGTTATTGCTCGATGACCCGACAAATCACTTAGACTTAGAATCGATTCAATCGTTGAACAATGGCCTTGCAAGTTTTAAAGGTTCGATTATCTTTACCTCGCATGACCACCAGTTCATTCAGACGATTGCGAATCGTATTATCGAAATCAAGGATGAAGGTATTACTGATAAAGAAATGACTTATGAAGAATACTTGGATGATGTGAAAAAGATCGGAACACCAAGCTTATAA
- a CDS encoding LAGLIDADG family homing endonuclease, with protein MLKSWEAAYVAGIIDGEGTISFKNIDSKGKRNPVIAITSSDLKMLVFIQSLLSGSLSSKKMMISGQPTYIYTIEIKQKETIREALSQIQQFLRADHKKEEVERVLENFSSDSNRNILRPKQPASNMFLMEKAY; from the coding sequence ATGTTGAAATCATGGGAAGCTGCATATGTGGCAGGCATCATTGACGGAGAAGGCACGATTTCATTTAAAAATATAGACTCTAAGGGGAAACGCAATCCAGTTATCGCAATAACTTCATCTGATTTGAAGATGCTCGTATTCATTCAATCTCTTTTATCCGGAAGTCTTTCAAGTAAAAAAATGATGATTTCTGGTCAACCGACTTACATTTATACAATAGAAATCAAACAGAAAGAGACAATACGCGAAGCTTTATCTCAAATACAACAATTCTTAAGAGCGGATCACAAAAAAGAAGAAGTAGAGCGAGTATTAGAAAACTTCTCTTCAGATTCTAATCGAAATATCCTGCGCCCGAAACAACCGGCCAGTAATATGTTCCTAATGGAAAAAGCGTATTAA
- a CDS encoding cation diffusion facilitator family transporter — translation MKFIQFLKQGNTSSAVSALGNVLIAIVKGIAAFITGSGAMFATMVHSIADAINQGMVFFGSALAEKEPTKRFPSGFGRVVNLFVLLAVIVISIMAYETILKGWEIIQDPEESSRFWLNVIVLIVSIGIDGSVLVKVMLEIVKESHTKVRGLNFIPESFKNISYASPPTRLVFYEDIVATFGGFLALVTVIVSQVTGNYIFDGIGTILIGVLLVGIAIKIGYENTIGLIGVAAPKRVEDKVVNMILDDHDVVDIRRMRILQEGKNYHVESYIELRKGLSLEEADDIKFRVIEALMEDPDVDDVTLGIIETDEIQHWKRTEK, via the coding sequence ATGAAATTCATTCAATTTTTAAAACAAGGAAATACATCTTCTGCAGTTTCAGCTCTTGGGAATGTCCTTATAGCCATTGTCAAAGGTATTGCTGCATTTATTACTGGTAGTGGTGCTATGTTCGCAACAATGGTTCACTCGATAGCTGATGCCATTAACCAAGGTATGGTCTTTTTCGGGAGTGCTCTAGCTGAAAAAGAACCGACTAAGAGATTCCCTTCTGGTTTTGGGCGAGTGGTGAACCTATTTGTGTTACTTGCAGTAATCGTCATTTCAATTATGGCTTATGAAACCATTCTCAAGGGATGGGAAATCATTCAAGATCCAGAGGAATCCTCGCGATTTTGGCTAAATGTCATCGTATTGATCGTGTCGATTGGAATCGATGGGTCGGTTTTAGTTAAGGTTATGCTGGAGATCGTCAAGGAGTCACATACGAAAGTTCGAGGGTTGAACTTCATTCCTGAGTCTTTTAAAAATATATCTTATGCATCACCGCCGACTCGCCTTGTATTTTATGAAGATATCGTTGCGACATTTGGAGGCTTCTTAGCTCTTGTCACAGTCATCGTGTCGCAGGTAACAGGTAATTATATTTTTGATGGAATCGGTACGATATTGATCGGGGTTCTGTTAGTCGGCATCGCGATTAAAATAGGGTACGAAAATACGATTGGTTTGATTGGTGTAGCAGCTCCTAAACGTGTGGAAGATAAGGTTGTTAACATGATATTGGACGATCATGATGTAGTAGACATTCGTAGGATGCGTATTTTACAAGAGGGTAAAAATTATCATGTTGAATCCTATATTGAGCTGAGGAAAGGGTTGTCGCTGGAAGAAGCTGATGACATAAAGTTCCGAGTAATTGAGGCCTTGATGGAGGATCCTGACGTGGATGACGTTACTTTAGGTATTATAGAAACGGATGAAATTCAGCATTGGAAACGTACTGAAAAATAA
- the ftsW gene encoding putative lipid II flippase FtsW encodes MRKHLKNIDYPLFIIVLLLSIVGIVMVYSASFVYAGIDPDIQNPAYFFNRQRMWLGLGFVVFFLFSIFLSYRRIGEIVPLIVLGTFGLLIAVFIPEIGVTRNEATRWIGAGPILIQPSEIAKIAMILYFAKAYTNKQDQLHNFGKGVLPPLIVIGLVFILIVLQPDLGTATSIVIACGIILLFAGIRFRHIAVLGLVALGTVFVLINAAAYRMERLTSFMDPFSNPSGSGYQLIHSLIAIASGEITGVGLANSVQKAGFLPEAHTDFIMAIIAEELGFLGVLFVVTLYAVFMFKGILIAKRAPDQFGKLLAYGITFQIVTQAMINFGAVNGLLPITGITLPLISYGGSSLIITFALLGILMNIAVKGNIKRRNPVS; translated from the coding sequence TTGAGAAAGCATTTAAAAAATATAGATTATCCTTTATTTATAATAGTTCTTTTACTATCAATCGTAGGAATTGTCATGGTATATAGTGCTAGCTTCGTCTATGCTGGCATTGACCCAGATATCCAAAATCCAGCCTACTTTTTTAACCGACAGAGAATGTGGTTAGGGTTAGGTTTTGTAGTATTCTTCCTATTCAGTATTTTCCTCTCCTATAGAAGAATAGGGGAAATTGTACCGTTAATTGTACTAGGTACCTTCGGGTTACTGATAGCTGTATTCATCCCTGAAATAGGTGTCACAAGGAATGAAGCAACTCGTTGGATCGGTGCTGGCCCAATTCTAATCCAGCCGTCTGAAATAGCTAAAATAGCAATGATTTTATATTTCGCAAAGGCTTATACGAACAAACAAGACCAGCTCCATAACTTTGGAAAAGGGGTACTTCCACCTCTGATTGTAATAGGTCTAGTATTTATTTTAATTGTACTGCAGCCCGATTTAGGTACAGCTACATCCATCGTCATTGCTTGTGGGATTATTCTTCTTTTCGCAGGTATTCGTTTCAGACATATTGCAGTTTTAGGCTTAGTAGCTTTGGGCACCGTTTTTGTACTTATTAATGCTGCAGCCTACCGTATGGAGAGGTTGACCTCGTTTATGGACCCGTTTTCTAATCCATCAGGTTCAGGTTATCAGTTGATTCATTCGCTGATAGCTATTGCATCAGGGGAAATTACAGGTGTTGGACTGGCTAATAGTGTACAGAAAGCCGGTTTTTTACCTGAGGCACATACCGATTTCATTATGGCGATTATTGCAGAGGAGCTCGGATTTCTAGGTGTTTTATTCGTTGTCACTTTATACGCAGTATTCATGTTCAAAGGCATTCTGATTGCAAAAAGAGCCCCGGATCAATTCGGTAAATTGCTTGCTTATGGAATAACGTTTCAAATCGTTACTCAAGCGATGATCAACTTCGGTGCAGTGAACGGCTTACTTCCGATTACAGGTATTACATTACCCTTAATAAGTTACGGGGGGTCTTCACTAATTATCACCTTTGCTTTACTTGGTATATTGATGAATATCGCAGTAAAAGGAAACATAAAAAGAAGAAATCCAGTAAGTTAA